One Microbaculum marinisediminis genomic window, AGCCTGGGCGAGCGTGTCCGGGTGGGCGCCATGGCCGACGAACCCGCGGACATCGAGCGTCTCGGTGATCGACTGGATCAGTTCCGGTGCCCGGTCGATGATGCTGACGTCGTTGTTCTCGGCGGCCAGTTTCTCGGCAATGCCGAATCCCACCTGGCCAGCTCCACAGATCACGACCTTCATGGTTCAGTCCCCGAATTGCGACATCGCGGCGCCCGCGGCCTTCCGGCCGCGGACGTCAGCCCCGCTTCATAGCTTGTTTTGCTTGATCAGCCTACGGCCGGCGTCGCGTCTTCTCGGCTCAGCCGACGCCGAGCGTCTTGAGCTTGCGGTGCAGCGCCGAACGTTCCATCCCGACGAACTCGGCGGTGCGCGAGATATTGCCGCCGAAGCGATTGATCTGGGCAATCAGGTATTCGCGCTCGAAGATCTCGCGCGCGTCGCGCAGCGGCAGGGCCAGCATTTCCTCGGCCCGCGAATTGCCCGGCGCCGGCGGCAGCGAGGCGCCGACTTCCGCCGGCAGCAGGTCCGCGGTGATGACCGCCTCGGCGTCGCCGCCGGCGAGAATCATCAGCCGTTCCACGTTGTTGCGAAGCTGGCGCACGTTGCCCGGCCAGTCGTGCGCCTGCAGCACCGCCATGGCGTCGGCGCCGATGCGGCGGATCGGCAGGCCGGTCGAGTTCGAGATCTGCTGCATGAAGTGGTCGACCAGTTCGGGAATGTCCTCGCGCCGCTCCGCCAGCGCGGGAACCCGCACGGGAACCACGCCCAGGCGATGGAACAGGTCCTCCCGGAACCGGCCCTCCTGCACTTCCAGCTCGAGGTCGCGGCTGGTCGAGGAGACGATCCGCACGTCGACGAACACCCGGGCCGAGCCGCCGACCCGCTGGAAGTTCTGATCGACCAGAACCCGCAGGATGCGGTTCTGGGTCTCGCGCGGCATGTCGGCGACTTCGTCGATGAACAGCGTACCGCCGTGCGCTTCCTCGAGCGCGCCGATCACGCGGCGGCCGTCCGCGGTCTCGGTGCCGAATAGCGCGACTTCCATGTTCTCCGGCGTGATCGTCGCCGCGTTGATCACGACGAAGGGGCCGGAGGCGCGGGCCGACAGGCCGTGCAATGTCCGCGCGGCAAGCTCCTTGCCCGCCCCGGACGAGCCGGAAATCAGCACACGACTGTTCGTCGGGGCAATCCGCTCGATGGCGTTGCGAAGCTGATTGGCCGCGCTCGACTTGCCGACGATGCGGCTGGTGTCACCGGCGCGCTGCTTGAGGTCCTTCACCTCCCGGCGCAGCTGCGAGGTCTCCAGCGCCCGGGTTGCCACCAGCACCAGCCGGTCGGCCTTGAACGGCTTCTCGATATAGTCGTAGGCGCCCTTCTTGATCGCGGAGACGGCCGTCTCGATGTTTCCGTGACCGCTGATCATCACCACCGGGAGATCGGGATGGTCCTGCTTGATGACCTCGAGCAGTTCCAGCCCGTCGAGCCGGCTGCCCTGCAGCCAGATGTCGAGAAAGACCATGGACGGCCGGCGCGCCTCGATCTCCGACAACGCGTCGTCGCTGTTGCGGGCGGACCGGGCGTCGTAGCCCTCGTCCTCCAGGATGCCCGCCACCAGATCGCGAATATCGGCCTCGTCGTCGACGATCAGGATATCTTTCGCCATTCACCGTTGCTCCACTGACGCGTTCACGACACGGCCGCGTCGACCGCGCGTTCCAGGTCGTCCATTTCCATTTCCGAATTGCCGCCGACAGGCAGGGCAAGGCGAACCCAGGCGCCGTGCCCGCCCTCGGCCACCGACGGCGCATCCGCCAGTTCGACTCGGCCGCCATGCTCCTCCATGATGCGGCCGACGATGGCCAGACCGAGGCCCGTGCCCTTCTCGCGCGTCGTCATGTACGGCTCCAGAAGCCTGGCCCGGTTCTCGCTCGGCAGGCCGATGCCGTTGTCGATCGCGTCGATCGTCACCCAGCCGTTCGCCTCCCCGACCGTCACCGCCACGTGGCCGCGTTCGCCATTCGCGTCGGGATCGGTCGCCGATATGGCCTCGATCGCGTTCTTGATGATGTTGGTCACCGCCTGCGAGATCAGCCGGCGATCGATGGGGACGGAGATCGCCGTCTCGGGCAGGTCGAGCGAAATGTCGACCTCCGGGTTGCCGACACGCATCAGGAATGCGGCCTGCTTGACCGTCTCGACGATATCGGCGGGCGCGATCACCGCCTTGGGCATGCGCGCGAACGAGGAGAACTCGTCGACCATGCGGCCGATATCGCCGACCTGCCGGATGATCGTGTCGGTGCACTGGTCGAAGATCTCGCGGTCTTCGGTGATCGCCTTGCCGTACTTGCGTTTCAGCCGCTCGGCCGAAAGCTGGATGGGCGTCAGCGGGTTCTTGATCTCGTGGGCGATGCGGCGCGCGACGTCGGCCCAGGCGGAGGTCCGCTGCGCCGTGACCAGTTCGGTGATGTCGTCGAGGGTGACGACATAGCCGCGGTGGCCCGTCGCCGAGACCTCGGTCGCCACCCGCACGGCGATGGTCCGGTCGCGCCCGCCGCGGCGCACCGAAATCTGGTCGTGGATCAACCGTGACGGCTGCGCCCAGGCCTGCTCGATGCAGGGTATGAGTTCCGGCAGCTCATCGGTCAGCGGCTTGCCGAGCAGCTCTTCCTGGCTCGTCCCCAAAAGCACGGCGGCCGAGCGGTTGGCCAGCGAAACGGCGCCGGCATCATCGACGCCGAGCACGCCCGCCGGAACCCCGGCGAGCACCGTCTCGATGAAGCGCCGCCGTTCGTCGAGCTCCTCGTTGGCTTCGAGTAGATCGTCGCGCTGGGAGCGCAACTGCGTCGTCATCTTGTTGAAGGTGGTGCTCAGGCTCGCCAGATCGCCTTCCTTGTTGCGGATCGGCACCTGGACGTAGAGGTTGCCCTGGGCCACCTGATCCGCGGCGCCGATCAGCCTTCGGACCGGAGACACGAGCCGGTTGGCGAACCCCATGCCGACCCACACCGCCGCCAGCAGCAGAATGAAGGCGAAGCCGACATACATGAGACCGAAGGCGATCTGCACGCCGAAACGCCGCCGCTCGAGGCTGGAGAACTCGGCGATATTCGCCTGGGCCAGGCGCAGGTAGTTGATCACCAGCGGATCGACGGACCGGGCGACGTAGAGATAGGCCCCGTCGAAGTCGTCGAGTTTCTTGATCGCACCGACCTGGTTCGAGACGCCCGGAGCGATGACGATCACCTCACCGCTCTTGGCCTGCTCCACCGCATTCGCCGGCGGCATCAGAAATTCCCGCTTCAGCTCGATATCGGCGCGCCTGAGGACATTCAGGTTCTCGTCCAGCAGGTACGCCGCCGGCAGCGACCGGATCGCCGCCTGCGCGGTGAAGAACTTCTGGAACTGCTCCGGATCGTCCCGGTACATCGCGTCCGCGCGTTCCAGGTCGGTCGCCATGGCGAGGATGTCGGCCCGGATGACCTGCCCGTGTTCGCGCAGATACGCGTCGGCAACCGACAGCGAGGTCTGCATGATCGCCTTGGTGCGCTCGGAGAACCACGTATCGAGCCCCCGGCTGAGCGTAACGCTGGCAATGATCGCGACGATCACCGCCGGGACCACCGCGATCACCGCGAACAGCGCGAGAATGCGCAGATGAAGCCCCGCACCGGCGATGCCGCGACGGCGAGCCAGCCACAACCGGCCGATTTCGACCGCGACGATGGCGCCCAGCCCGGCAACCAGGATCAGGTTCACGACCAACGCGGCGGCGACGGCGTTTTCGTCCGGCTCGACCGCGGTCAGACCGGTCAGGACCGCGAACGTCCCGGTCCCCGCGACAAGCGACAGCACCACCAATAGCGCGCCCACGATCCGCAGGGATTTTCTGCGGCGCGTCGAAAACGCCGGCACTGGCTGCTGTCGCGGTTCGGCAAGTGTCACTGACTGAAACCCATTCCCGTTCCGGCTCCGGACGCTGCAGCGGAATAGCGGCAGCGCGCACCACGCCGCCGCCGGATACTCGGCGCCGGACCGATGCAGATCAACCACAAATGTTGCAGAAATGAGACAAGGAAAAGGCGGCAGCCCGAAAACTACCGGCTGCTGCGGATAACCTGGATATCGAGGTCGCGGATCTTCTTGCGCAAGGTGTTGCGATTCAGTCCCAGAAGCTCCGCCGCGCGAATCTGGTTGCCGCGTGTCGCCGCCAATGCGGCGCCGATCAGCGGTTCCTCGATCTCCCGGAGAACACGGTGATAGAGCCCGGGCGGCGGCAGGGTGTCGCCGAACTCGCGGAAGTAGCCCGACATGTGGCGCTCGACGGAGCCGCCGAGGGTTTCTTCCTCACGGTCGCCATCGTTGGCGGGGTTGGCCGACGGCTCCCCGAGTTCGGCCTCGATCGTCTGCTCGTTGATGATCTCCTGCGGGTACAGCGCGGCGAGCCGCCGAACCAGATTTTCCAGTTCGCGTACGTTGCCGGGCCAGCGATACCGCCGCAGACGGTCGAGGGCGGCCTGTTCGATCTGCTTGTGCGGCAGCCCCTCCTTCTCGGCCTGGGCGAAGAAATGACGCACCAGGTCGGGAATGTCCTCGGTGCGTTCGCGCAGGGGCGGCAGCCGGATCGGTACGACGTTCAGGCGATAGTAGAGATCCTCCCGGAACAGCCCCTGATTGATCAGCTGCCGGAGATCCTTGTTGGTGGCCGCGATGATCCGGACGTTGGTCTTGATCGGCACGCGCCCGCCGACCGTCGTGTACTCGCCCTGCTGCAGGACGCGCAGCAGACGGGTCTGCGCCTCCATCGGCATGTCGCCGATCTCGTCGAGGAACAGCGTGCCGCCTTCGGCCTGCTCGAACCGGCCGGTGTTGCGGGTCTGCGCGCCGGTGAAGGCGCCCTTCTCGTGGCCGAACAGCTCGGCTTCGATCAGGTCGCGCGGAATGGCCGCCATATTGATGGCCACGAACGGCCCGTTCGCGCGCTTGCCGTAGTCGTGCAGGGCCTTGGCGACCAGCTCCTTGCCGGTGCCCGACTCACCGGCGATCATCACCGTCAGATCGGTCTGCATCAGCCGTGCGAGCAGCCGGTAGATGTCCTGCATTGCCGGCGAGCGTCCAACGAGTGGGATATTGTCCCCCTCTTCCTCCGCACCGTCCGCCGCCCGCGGCTTCGGTTCCGCCAGGGCCCGGCCGATGATCGTCACCAGTTCGTTCAGGTCGAACGGTTTCGGCAGATATTCGTAGGCGCCGCGCTCCGATGCCTTGACCGCGGTCAAGAAGGTGTTCTGGGCGCTCATCACGATGATCGGCATCTCGGGCCGGATCTTCTTGATACGCGGCAGAAGATCGAAGGCGTTCTCGTCGGGCATCACCACGTCGGTGATCACGAGATCGCCCTCCCCTTGCGAGACCCAGCGCCACAGGGTGGCTGCGTTGCCGGTCACGCGCACGTCGTATCCGACGCGCGACAGCGCCTGGTTGAGCACGGTTCGGATCGCGGCGTCGTCGTCGGCGACCAGGATGTTACCGGTAGGCATCGTCTCTCAGTCCTCGTCGGATTTCACGTCGGACGCGCGCGCGTTGGGGTCGCGGTGGGTCAGGTACATCGGCATGAGAACGCGGAACACGGTCCGCCGCGGTTGTGACTGGCACTCGATCACGCCGCCATGATCGCCGACGATCTTGGCCACGAGCGCGAGGCCGAGGCCGGAGCCGGACATCTTGGTTGTCACGAACGGATCGAACAGATGCGGCAGGAAGTCCTCTGCGACGCCGGGGCCGTTGTCGCGCACGCAGAACTCCAGCGGCAGGCTGACCTTCTCGGAATTGCCCGGAACCGACAGCCGCACGCCAGGCCGGAACGCCGTCGACAGCACGATCTCGCCGTCCGTCGCGTTGGGGCCAATCGATTCCGCGGCGTTCTTCACCAGGTTCAGGAACACCTGCACGAGTTGATCGCGATTGCCCAGCACCGGCGGCAGCGAGGGGTCGTACTCCTCGACGAAACGGATGTGCTTGGCGAAGCCGGCAGAGGCAATGTGCTTCACCCGGTCCAGCACCACGTGGATATTGACCGGATCGCGCTCGACCGGCCGCTGGTCGGAGAACACCTCCATCCGGTCGACCAGCTTGACGATCCGGTCGGTCTCCTCGCGGATCAGCCGGGCAAGGGCCCTGTCGCCCTCCTCCACCGTCGACTCGAGGAGCTGGGCGGCGCCGCGAATGCCCGAAAGCGGATTCTTGATCTCGTGCGCCAGCATGCTGGCCAGCCCGGTGACGCTGCGCGCCGCCGCCCGATGCGTGAACTGACGGTCGAACTGCTCGGCGATGGTGCGCTCGTGGATCATCACCACGGTGGTGTCGTTTTCCTCGGCGATCGGCGCGACGTAGATATCCACCAGCCGCTCGCCGCCGGTGCGCGGCGTTCCGATCGCCACCCGGTATTCGCTGACCGAGGCGGCCCGTTCGCGCGCCTGCGCCAACAGATCGATCAGCGGGCTGTCATGCGGCACCAGATCGGTGATGGCGTAGCGCTGTAAGACGGAAAGGCTCGTCTGGAAGAACGATTCCGCCGCCGCGTTCGCCGAGACGATCGCGTTGTCGTCCGCGACCGCGATCACCGGATGCGGGAGCGCGTTGAAGACAGCCTCCGACGCCGGTGCGTGGACGTCGCCGGAGACCTTGTCGAGGACCGCGCTCGTCATCAGGCTGCACACTCCAGTTGTCCCGCGGCGAAGGCATCGGGGATTGCCGCCGCCACCGCGCGCGGATCGTCTTCGGTCAGAAGGGCCGCGCGCCACGCGCCGATCTCGTCGGCCGGCTTCACGGCTTCCAGGTACCAGCCGAGATGCTTGCGGGCGATACGCATGCCGAGCGTATCGCCGTAATGACCGAGCATCGCTTCGTAGTGTTCCAGAACGATGGCGGCGATGTCTTCCGGCGCCGGCTCCAGCTCGGAGGCGCCGGCTTCGAGCGCCCGTGCGATCGCGCCGACCTGCCAGGGCCGCCCGCACGCGCCGCGGCCGACCATGACCGCATCGGCCCCCGACCGCGCCAGCGCCTCGCGCGCGTCCTCCAGGCCGAGAATATCGCCGTTCACCACCACCGGGACGTCGACCGCCTCGACCACGGCGCGAACCGCCGGCCAGTCGACCGGTCCCTTGTAGAAATCGCAGCGCGTGCGCGCGTGGACCGTGATCATCTGCACGCCCAGTGCCTCGGCGCGCATCGCCAGCTCGGCCGCGTTCAGCGAGTCGCGGTCCCAGCCGAGCCGCATCTTCAACGTGACCGGCACGGCGACGGCGCCGACGGTCGCCGCGATCAGCCGAGCGGCATTATCGAGATCGCGCATCAGCGCCGAACCGGACCACCGGTTGGCCACGCGGCGGGACGGACAGCCCATGTTGATGTCGACGATATCGGCGCCGGCATCGACGGCGAGCCGCGCCCCTTCAGCCATCCATTTGGATTCGCAACCGGCCAGTTGCACGACGTTCGGCGCCACGCCCTCGCCTTCGATGCGCAGTACGGCGTCGGGCTTCTGCTGCACGAGTTCTTCGCTGGCCACCATCTCGGACACGACGAGGCTCGCCCCGAAGCGATGCGCAAGCCGGCGAAACGGCGCGTCAGTAATGCCGGACATCGGGGCCAGGATCGCCCGGCCGGCGAGTGGCGTCCCGTCTATCGTCAGGCCCTGCCCCTTCGGATCGGCGCCGGACTCGTCGCCCTCGGGACCGATACCACCGGGCGTGTCGGCCCTGGCCGCAATGGCCATGCCCATTTCATGTGCGTTTTTCATATTGCCCGCATTTTAGACAGATAATTTCGCGGCGCAACAAAAACGATCGCCCCGCGTAAACCATGATAAACGTTGCGCGAACACGGTTTTTTCTAAAGACGCGGACCGACATACCGCGCTATCAGGGCCAAATGACCACGATTGCCGTAATAGTAGCCGGCGGCACCGGCACCAGAGCCTCCGTAGGCGATGGCCCGGAGCCGAAGCAGTTTCGCCTGATCGGCGGGCGCTCGGTCGTCGCGCGTGCCGTCGCCGCGTTGCTCGATCATCCGCG contains:
- the dusB gene encoding tRNA dihydrouridine synthase DusB, with product MKNAHEMGMAIAARADTPGGIGPEGDESGADPKGQGLTIDGTPLAGRAILAPMSGITDAPFRRLAHRFGASLVVSEMVASEELVQQKPDAVLRIEGEGVAPNVVQLAGCESKWMAEGARLAVDAGADIVDINMGCPSRRVANRWSGSALMRDLDNAARLIAATVGAVAVPVTLKMRLGWDRDSLNAAELAMRAEALGVQMITVHARTRCDFYKGPVDWPAVRAVVEAVDVPVVVNGDILGLEDAREALARSGADAVMVGRGACGRPWQVGAIARALEAGASELEPAPEDIAAIVLEHYEAMLGHYGDTLGMRIARKHLGWYLEAVKPADEIGAWRAALLTEDDPRAVAAAIPDAFAAGQLECAA
- a CDS encoding sigma-54-dependent transcriptional regulator, with translation MAKDILIVDDEADIRDLVAGILEDEGYDARSARNSDDALSEIEARRPSMVFLDIWLQGSRLDGLELLEVIKQDHPDLPVVMISGHGNIETAVSAIKKGAYDYIEKPFKADRLVLVATRALETSQLRREVKDLKQRAGDTSRIVGKSSAANQLRNAIERIAPTNSRVLISGSSGAGKELAARTLHGLSARASGPFVVINAATITPENMEVALFGTETADGRRVIGALEEAHGGTLFIDEVADMPRETQNRILRVLVDQNFQRVGGSARVFVDVRIVSSTSRDLELEVQEGRFREDLFHRLGVVPVRVPALAERREDIPELVDHFMQQISNSTGLPIRRIGADAMAVLQAHDWPGNVRQLRNNVERLMILAGGDAEAVITADLLPAEVGASLPPAPGNSRAEEMLALPLRDAREIFEREYLIAQINRFGGNISRTAEFVGMERSALHRKLKTLGVG
- a CDS encoding sensor histidine kinase NtrY-like; its protein translation is MGALLVVLSLVAGTGTFAVLTGLTAVEPDENAVAAALVVNLILVAGLGAIVAVEIGRLWLARRRGIAGAGLHLRILALFAVIAVVPAVIVAIIASVTLSRGLDTWFSERTKAIMQTSLSVADAYLREHGQVIRADILAMATDLERADAMYRDDPEQFQKFFTAQAAIRSLPAAYLLDENLNVLRRADIELKREFLMPPANAVEQAKSGEVIVIAPGVSNQVGAIKKLDDFDGAYLYVARSVDPLVINYLRLAQANIAEFSSLERRRFGVQIAFGLMYVGFAFILLLAAVWVGMGFANRLVSPVRRLIGAADQVAQGNLYVQVPIRNKEGDLASLSTTFNKMTTQLRSQRDDLLEANEELDERRRFIETVLAGVPAGVLGVDDAGAVSLANRSAAVLLGTSQEELLGKPLTDELPELIPCIEQAWAQPSRLIHDQISVRRGGRDRTIAVRVATEVSATGHRGYVVTLDDITELVTAQRTSAWADVARRIAHEIKNPLTPIQLSAERLKRKYGKAITEDREIFDQCTDTIIRQVGDIGRMVDEFSSFARMPKAVIAPADIVETVKQAAFLMRVGNPEVDISLDLPETAISVPIDRRLISQAVTNIIKNAIEAISATDPDANGERGHVAVTVGEANGWVTIDAIDNGIGLPSENRARLLEPYMTTREKGTGLGLAIVGRIMEEHGGRVELADAPSVAEGGHGAWVRLALPVGGNSEMEMDDLERAVDAAVS
- the ntrC gene encoding nitrogen regulation protein NR(I), whose translation is MPTGNILVADDDAAIRTVLNQALSRVGYDVRVTGNAATLWRWVSQGEGDLVITDVVMPDENAFDLLPRIKKIRPEMPIIVMSAQNTFLTAVKASERGAYEYLPKPFDLNELVTIIGRALAEPKPRAADGAEEEGDNIPLVGRSPAMQDIYRLLARLMQTDLTVMIAGESGTGKELVAKALHDYGKRANGPFVAINMAAIPRDLIEAELFGHEKGAFTGAQTRNTGRFEQAEGGTLFLDEIGDMPMEAQTRLLRVLQQGEYTTVGGRVPIKTNVRIIAATNKDLRQLINQGLFREDLYYRLNVVPIRLPPLRERTEDIPDLVRHFFAQAEKEGLPHKQIEQAALDRLRRYRWPGNVRELENLVRRLAALYPQEIINEQTIEAELGEPSANPANDGDREEETLGGSVERHMSGYFREFGDTLPPPGLYHRVLREIEEPLIGAALAATRGNQIRAAELLGLNRNTLRKKIRDLDIQVIRSSR
- a CDS encoding two-component system sensor histidine kinase NtrB; translation: MTSAVLDKVSGDVHAPASEAVFNALPHPVIAVADDNAIVSANAAAESFFQTSLSVLQRYAITDLVPHDSPLIDLLAQARERAASVSEYRVAIGTPRTGGERLVDIYVAPIAEENDTTVVMIHERTIAEQFDRQFTHRAAARSVTGLASMLAHEIKNPLSGIRGAAQLLESTVEEGDRALARLIREETDRIVKLVDRMEVFSDQRPVERDPVNIHVVLDRVKHIASAGFAKHIRFVEEYDPSLPPVLGNRDQLVQVFLNLVKNAAESIGPNATDGEIVLSTAFRPGVRLSVPGNSEKVSLPLEFCVRDNGPGVAEDFLPHLFDPFVTTKMSGSGLGLALVAKIVGDHGGVIECQSQPRRTVFRVLMPMYLTHRDPNARASDVKSDED